A single Streptomyces sp. Edi2 DNA region contains:
- a CDS encoding SLC13 family permease produces the protein MRAIQRLHPLDWLAGGLLACGLLFTATGLLPTESAGHAMIRIGPLLAFLGTVIVLAELTSEAEVFDVVASGVARAGRGGYGRLFVLCVAFASVTTMTLNLDTTAVLLTPVMLALASRVGIATVPLAMTTVWLANTASLLLPVSNLTNLLAANRVALRPTEMAATMWAPQLAAIAVTMGCLWLFFWRRGRRGAEVYTPPAPHRPGDPVLFRVCAVACAGFLLAMLVADVPLWVASAVAAVVVVVAFAVRRPARLRLSLVPWRLLVMVPGLFLVVETVNVNGLHDFLTSAVGADGGALGMFRASAVGAGLSNVLNNLPVYLAGESAVPLANHQQLLALLIGTNVGPVVTPWASLATLLWFERCQAQGVRVPLRSFMATGAALAAGAVVASTAALVAMR, from the coding sequence GTGCGCGCCATACAACGCCTGCATCCACTGGACTGGCTGGCCGGAGGGCTGCTCGCCTGCGGTCTGCTGTTCACGGCGACGGGCCTGCTTCCCACCGAGTCGGCCGGCCACGCGATGATCCGGATCGGCCCCCTCCTCGCGTTCCTCGGCACGGTCATCGTGCTCGCCGAACTCACCAGCGAGGCGGAGGTCTTCGACGTCGTCGCCTCGGGCGTGGCCCGCGCCGGACGGGGCGGCTACGGACGACTGTTCGTGCTGTGTGTGGCCTTCGCCTCGGTCACCACGATGACCCTCAACCTCGACACCACCGCGGTGCTGCTGACCCCGGTGATGCTGGCACTCGCCTCCCGCGTGGGAATTGCCACGGTGCCGCTGGCGATGACGACGGTGTGGCTGGCCAACACCGCCAGCCTGCTGCTGCCGGTGTCCAACCTGACGAACCTGCTGGCCGCGAACCGGGTGGCGCTGCGCCCCACGGAGATGGCCGCCACGATGTGGGCGCCCCAACTGGCCGCCATTGCCGTGACGATGGGCTGTCTGTGGCTGTTCTTCTGGCGCCGCGGGCGCCGCGGGGCGGAGGTCTACACTCCCCCGGCCCCGCACCGCCCCGGGGATCCGGTGCTGTTCCGGGTGTGCGCGGTGGCCTGTGCGGGGTTCCTGCTGGCCATGCTGGTCGCGGATGTACCGCTGTGGGTGGCGTCCGCGGTGGCGGCGGTGGTCGTGGTGGTGGCGTTCGCCGTCCGCCGTCCGGCCCGCCTGCGGCTGTCGCTGGTGCCGTGGCGGCTGCTCGTCATGGTGCCGGGGCTGTTCCTGGTGGTGGAGACGGTCAACGTCAACGGGCTGCACGACTTCCTGACATCGGCGGTGGGAGCGGACGGGGGCGCCCTCGGTATGTTCCGTGCCTCGGCGGTCGGCGCCGGCCTCTCGAACGTCCTCAACAACCTGCCCGTCTACCTGGCGGGCGAGTCGGCCGTGCCCCTCGCCAACCACCAGCAGCTGCTGGCGCTGCTCATCGGCACCAACGTGGGCCCGGTGGTGACTCCGTGGGCGTCGCTGGCCACCCTGCTGTGGTTCGAACGCTGCCAGGCACAGGGCGTACGGGTGCCGCTGCGGAGCTTCATGGCAACGGGCGCGGCCCTCGCGGCGGGTGCGGTGGTGGCGTCCACGGCGGCCCTGGTGGCCATGCGGTGA
- a CDS encoding inositol monophosphatase family protein — MGITRNDPDGPQGAPEPPGAAPRAPEAFVTAPFAAEQQLAVATAREAGALVRSHFQDDYGIQPKGERGDVVTDLDLLAERLVVQRIREGFPHDRILAEESGILDGDGGEPAPGPRRMWLVDPLDGSNNVVIGLPAYVVGIALCVDDQPVVGAIHDPVTDRTWSALTGCGAYGPHGRMTGPAGPLAASGPLLAWTQGHAVARDDPAARSLKSALEVRSRRLLQLWAPLLTWSMLARGAIDGFIGYRAEAIDFPAGALLAAEAGLEIRSLDGGAFRGTIAGPDTDRSFVAGRPEDIPYLLDLVNRSEAVDRVRQGA; from the coding sequence ATGGGCATCACCCGCAATGACCCCGACGGCCCGCAGGGCGCTCCGGAACCGCCCGGCGCAGCGCCCCGGGCACCGGAAGCCTTCGTGACGGCGCCGTTCGCGGCCGAGCAGCAGCTGGCGGTGGCGACCGCGCGGGAGGCCGGTGCGCTGGTGCGCTCGCACTTCCAGGACGACTACGGAATCCAGCCGAAGGGCGAGCGGGGCGATGTGGTCACCGACCTGGATCTGCTGGCCGAACGGCTCGTCGTACAGCGCATCCGCGAGGGCTTCCCGCACGACCGGATCCTTGCCGAGGAGTCGGGAATCCTGGACGGAGACGGCGGGGAGCCCGCGCCGGGTCCGCGCCGGATGTGGCTGGTCGACCCGCTCGACGGGAGCAACAACGTCGTCATCGGCCTGCCCGCCTACGTCGTCGGCATCGCGCTGTGCGTGGACGACCAGCCGGTGGTCGGCGCCATCCACGACCCGGTCACCGACCGGACCTGGTCGGCCCTGACCGGCTGCGGGGCGTACGGCCCGCACGGGCGGATGACCGGCCCCGCCGGCCCGCTCGCAGCCTCCGGGCCGCTGCTCGCCTGGACCCAGGGGCACGCCGTCGCCCGCGACGATCCGGCCGCGCGCTCCCTCAAGTCGGCGCTGGAGGTGCGCTCCCGGCGCCTGCTGCAGCTGTGGGCGCCGCTGCTGACCTGGTCGATGCTGGCCCGTGGCGCCATCGACGGATTCATCGGCTACCGGGCCGAGGCCATCGACTTCCCCGCCGGTGCGCTGCTCGCGGCCGAGGCGGGGCTGGAGATCCGCTCCCTGGACGGCGGCGCGTTCCGGGGCACCATCGCCGGTCCCGACACCGACCGCAGCTTTGTCGCCGGCCGGCCGGAGGACATCCCCTACCTGCTCGATCTCGTCAACCGCAGCGAGGCCGTCGACCGCGTGCGCCAAGGGGCGTAA
- the ggt gene encoding gamma-glutamyltransferase, whose protein sequence is MAVRRTAVAAASAAALSLSLLATACQVNAAPSAADGAERPPAKKAVATGSGGAVSSVNPYASRAGLEVLRKGGNAVDAAVATASALGVVEPYSAGVGGGGYMVYYDAKTKKVHTLDGRETAPRRMRADSFLDRSTGKPLPTEDAINSGLSVGVPGTPATWQKALKDWGTVSLAKALRPATRIADDGFVVNDEFRAQTEMNEKRFRDIKSTADLFLPKGKLPVVGSRFRNPDLAGTYRLLAREGVDALYHGEVGRDVVRTVQKPPMAPGARHKARPGLMQTADLADYTAKRREPTRTGYHGLDVYSMGPSSAGGTTVGEALNILGNFHLSKADKVQALHHYLEASRISFADRNRWVGDPAFSDVPTKQLLSKEFGKARACQIRSDKALTSPLAPADPRHPDAGCDLKTGNKQPHEGPSTTHLVASDRWGNVVSYTLTIEQTGGSAITVPGRGFLLNNELTDFDFAPLTKGTPDPNLPGPGKRPRSSMSPTIVLRDGKPMIAVGSPGGATIITTVLQTLVNRLDLGMSLPAAVAAPRMSQRNQTATEAEPAFLDSPERKKLEAMGHHFVLAPKAFTPSPEIGAVAALEFLPQGKVTAVAEPKRRGGGSAMVLNESR, encoded by the coding sequence ATGGCTGTCCGTCGTACCGCTGTCGCCGCCGCATCAGCGGCTGCGCTCAGTCTTTCCCTGCTGGCCACCGCGTGCCAGGTCAACGCCGCCCCGTCGGCCGCCGACGGGGCGGAGCGGCCGCCTGCGAAGAAGGCCGTGGCCACCGGCAGCGGTGGCGCCGTCTCCAGCGTCAACCCGTACGCCTCCCGGGCCGGGCTCGAGGTGTTGCGCAAGGGAGGCAACGCGGTGGATGCGGCGGTGGCCACCGCGTCCGCGCTCGGCGTGGTCGAGCCCTACTCGGCAGGGGTGGGCGGGGGCGGCTACATGGTCTACTACGACGCCAAAACCAAGAAGGTGCACACCCTCGACGGCCGGGAGACCGCTCCCCGTCGCATGCGTGCGGACTCCTTCCTCGACCGTTCGACGGGCAAGCCGCTTCCCACCGAGGACGCCATCAACTCGGGCCTGTCGGTCGGTGTCCCGGGCACTCCGGCGACGTGGCAGAAGGCGCTCAAGGACTGGGGCACGGTCTCCCTGGCGAAGGCCCTGCGTCCGGCCACCCGGATCGCTGACGACGGCTTCGTGGTCAACGACGAATTCCGGGCCCAGACGGAAATGAACGAGAAGCGGTTCCGCGACATCAAGTCCACCGCCGACCTGTTCCTGCCCAAGGGCAAACTCCCGGTGGTCGGCTCACGCTTCCGCAATCCCGATCTCGCCGGCACCTATCGGCTGCTCGCCCGTGAGGGCGTCGACGCGCTCTACCACGGAGAGGTGGGGCGTGATGTGGTGCGGACCGTCCAGAAGCCGCCGATGGCGCCCGGCGCCCGGCACAAGGCCCGTCCCGGTCTGATGCAGACGGCCGACCTCGCCGACTACACCGCCAAACGCAGGGAACCGACCCGGACCGGCTACCACGGTCTGGACGTCTACTCCATGGGGCCGTCCTCGGCCGGCGGCACCACGGTGGGGGAGGCGCTGAACATCCTGGGCAACTTCCACCTCTCCAAGGCCGACAAGGTCCAGGCGCTTCACCACTACCTGGAGGCCAGCAGGATCTCCTTCGCCGATCGCAACCGCTGGGTGGGCGACCCCGCGTTCTCGGACGTGCCGACCAAGCAACTGCTCTCCAAGGAGTTCGGCAAGGCCCGGGCCTGCCAGATCCGTTCCGACAAGGCGCTGACCAGCCCGCTGGCTCCCGCCGACCCGCGCCATCCGGATGCGGGCTGCGACCTGAAGACCGGCAACAAGCAACCCCACGAAGGGCCTTCGACCACGCACCTGGTCGCCTCGGACCGCTGGGGCAACGTCGTCTCCTACACCCTGACCATCGAGCAGACCGGCGGCTCGGCCATCACGGTGCCCGGACGCGGCTTCCTCCTCAACAACGAGCTGACCGACTTCGACTTCGCTCCCCTCACCAAGGGGACGCCGGACCCGAACCTGCCGGGCCCCGGCAAGCGGCCGCGCAGCAGCATGTCGCCGACGATCGTCCTGCGGGACGGCAAGCCGATGATCGCTGTCGGTTCCCCGGGCGGCGCCACGATCATCACCACGGTGCTGCAGACGCTGGTCAACCGTCTGGACCTCGGGATGTCGCTGCCGGCTGCGGTCGCCGCACCGCGGATGTCGCAGCGGAACCAGACGGCGACGGAAGCCGAACCGGCCTTCCTCGACTCGCCTGAACGCAAGAAGCTGGAAGCCATGGGCCACCATTTCGTCCTTGCTCCGAAGGCCTTCACTCCGTCACCGGAGATCGGGGCGGTGGCCGCCCTGGAATTCCTGCCGCAGGGCAAGGTCACGGCGGTGGCCGAACCCAAGCGCCGTGGCGGCGGTTCGGCCATGGTGCTCAACGAGTCCCGCTGA
- a CDS encoding TIGR03668 family PPOX class F420-dependent oxidoreductase produces MPRMTNGEAREYFIRARIGRLATVDASGRPHLVPAVFAVTGDTVVFAVDHKPKQTVRLKRLAHIRAHPEVCLLVDGYDEDWDRLWWARADGTAVVLPPADEAEVSARYVDLLVRKYRQQYADRPPDGPVVEIAVGRWSGWRAT; encoded by the coding sequence GTGCCGAGGATGACGAACGGCGAGGCCCGGGAGTATTTCATCCGGGCCCGGATCGGCCGGCTCGCGACCGTCGACGCCTCCGGCCGGCCGCACCTGGTCCCCGCGGTCTTCGCCGTCACCGGGGACACCGTCGTCTTCGCCGTGGACCACAAGCCGAAGCAAACGGTCCGGTTGAAGCGGCTGGCCCATATCCGTGCCCATCCCGAGGTGTGTCTCCTCGTCGACGGTTATGACGAGGACTGGGACCGTTTGTGGTGGGCGCGGGCGGACGGTACGGCCGTGGTGCTGCCACCGGCCGACGAAGCGGAGGTGTCGGCGCGATACGTAGACCTGCTGGTGCGGAAGTACCGGCAGCAGTACGCCGACCGCCCGCCGGACGGCCCCGTGGTGGAGATCGCGGTGGGCCGCTGGTCGGGGTGGCGCGCCACCTGA